ATACCATCCAATATCTGCACTCACATAACTTCTGCAATGCGTCATATCAAAATTCTGCTGTCTGTGTAGCAGAGTCGCTTTTCGGCGAAGCTGAAAAATATCCCAGTATTTGGCGAGAATTGGAGGCGAAGCAGTATAAAAAATGGGCTGCCAATCAATGTGATGCGCCTCCAAATAGCTGCGAATGTCCGCCCCATATTTTTCAAAACGTTCCTTTTTTTCGCAACTCAAAAGGGTGAATTGATATCCTCTTTGCTGCAAACCAACAATATAGGGAATGACCTGCGACTGTCCTAAAGGATCGGTCATGCCATCGTAGGAGATATAGAGTACTTTTAGTGTCATATATCCGCAAAAATAGGCTTATTTTTTAAGTTTGGGGCGAAAATAAGATTTCCAAATCAAGACTTCAATTGTATGGATGAAGAAAAAAAGGTATTTTGCTAAATACAATAAACATGGCTAAACTGTAGAGAATGATGGGCAAACTACTATCGATAGTTTTGATGGCATTGAGTATAAATGCCTTAGGGGTGATTCATCAAGTTGGATCTACCAAAAACTATGTTTCGCCAAATGCACTCTATTTGGCCAATGTTATTCAAGACGGGGATACCATTGAAGTAGATGCCGAAACCTATATAGGTTCAGCAGCGTTGGCGGTTTGGCAAAACAACGAACTCTTAATCAAAGGAGTAGGAGGAATGCCACATTTAATCTCAAATGGAAGTTATATTTGGGGAAAAGGAATTTGGGTGTTGGTAGGGAATGATATTACCGTTGAACACATCGAATTTTCGGAAGCCGCTGTGCCTGACCAAAATGGTGCAGGAATCCGACTCGATGGAATAGGCTTGACAGTTCGGCATTGTTATTTTCATGACAACGAAAATGGTATTTTAACCTCCAATCCTTATGATGGAGACATCTTGATTGAGTTTTCTGAATTTTCCAACAATGGCTATGGAGATGGTTTTAGCCATAATTTATACATTGGACACGTCAATAAACTGACCTTTCGCTTCAATTATTCTCACCATGCCAAAATCGGACACAATCTAAAATCAAGAGCTAATGAGAATTACATTCTTTACAACCGTATTATGGACGAAGAAACGGGCAATTCGAGTCGGTTGATAGATTTGCCGAATGGAGGTTTTGCCATTCTTTTAGGAAACTTGTTGATGCAGGGTCAAAATGCAGAAAACAACAATTTGGTGGGGTATGGAAAAGAGGGGCTGTCAAATACTGCGCCGCATGAATTGTATATGGCAAATAATACACTCTTGAACAAAAGAACTACCTCTTGTATCTTCTTGGACATCAACAATGAGACAAGCAATATGGAGATTTTTAACAATATTTTTGCAGGTACAGGAACTACTATCAATGGCGTATCAGCAAATCTTATGAATGGGAATGTTATCGAAGCCAATGTTTCTATGCTGGAATTTGTGGATGAACCTAATTTTGATTACCGCCTTAGAACAAACTCTCCTGCAATAGATTATGGTGTAATGACAAATCCTGTTAATGGCCTTTCACTTATTCCAGACCTGATTTATGAACACCCAACCAATTTCATGCATCGAAATACTGTAAATAACATAGACGCAGGAGCTTATGAGTTTAATGGAGTTGTATCTATTGAAGATACCACACCCAATATTTTCGCCATCTATCCCAATCCAACCAAAGGCATATTGAAGTTCAATATGGAGAGAAACTTTATCAAACAGATTGTAGTTTACAATATTTTAGGAGAAATGATGACTTCTACCTTCTATTCCAATGAATTGGACATAAGTTTTTTCGCCAAAGGAGTTTATTTTGTGGTCATTGAAGGAAGGCAAGGGGAAAATTACCATTGGCAGTTGGTGAAAGAATAGGTTTGTAATTTTTACAAAAAACAATTATTCCTACACAAGTTTTGGCAACAGTTGACGTGAGCAAAAACTCGCCTATTGAACATTCAGACTTGTCGAAATACCTAAAAGATTCGGCGAGGTTTGAAACGGTCAAATCTCAAAAAAGCCCCTCTCTATCCCAAAAACCAACCTCTACTCCCAAAACAAAAATCCTCCCCAACAATTCCATTTCCTCCAATTCCTTCTGCCACAACTCCAAACGCACGGCATCCTTTTCAGTAGTCAAAATAATGGCATGTTCATATTTTGCTGCCAATGCTTCAAATTTTGTCCTAATCTGCTCCAAATCCGCCACCGAAAAATCATGATGATCGTCAAAAAACAGAGTCTCTAATTTATCTTCCCCATCCGTAGCCCACGAATTCATTTTAGGGAGAGCCAAAACATATTCCACAACTCGTTCAGGTTTTGCAATTCCACAGACCACCAAAACCGCATCAACTTTCTTTCTCTTCCAGTTCAATTTGACCGATTTATCCACAAAAGCGTAGGGCTGTTGGTATTTCAAAAAGGAAAAGGTGAGTTTTTGATGAGGCAGAGGATAAATAGCAGCAATGATTTCGAGTTTTTCAAGAGCATTCAAACGTTTAGGACACTTCGTTACCACAATCATATCAGCCCGTTGATATCCCCTCTGAAACTCCCGTAAACTACCCATTGGCAACACATAATCCTCCGTAAAAAGGTGATTAAAATCGGTCAATAAAATCAGTGTATCTACTGCAATCGCACGGTGTTGAAAAACATCGTCCAACACAATCACTTCAATATCAGGCTTCAATTGCAGCAATTTACGAACTGCCTTCACCCGTTTTTCACCTACCGCCACTTCAACACCATCTTTTGCAAATTTTCGATACATCTGCATCGGTTCATCCCCAATCTCCAAAGCCGTAGATTTTGCATCCGCCAAGACAAAGCCCTTTGTTTTTCGTTTATAACCCCGACTAACCACCGCCACATTATAAGTATCCTTCAACTGCCGCACCAAATACTCCACATGAGGCGTTTTACCCGTTCCGCCACTACTTAGATTCCCCACACCTATCAACCGAACTCCTTCGAAAGATGTTGATTTCAATATATTCCAGTCATAGAGTTTATTTCTTAACCAACCTATTACACCATACAGAAAAGTAATTGGGAATAACAACCAACGAAATACACTTATTTTTTCCATTAGCATTATGATTTTTTGCTATAAATAGACACATAAAACTTGTTGTGTCATATTTTGGTAAGAATTTTGCATACCATAAGATAGGAATTTTGTCAGCAAAACTTTGACAACGGTTGAAAACCTTGTCAACAGTTGAAGCGAAAACGATACCAAGCCACCAAAACCATCCACTACCAAGAGTTTACTGATATACCTACCTTAAAAAATCAACCAAAACCAATCGTTTCTTCAAAGCCGTCAAACGTGTGCCGTTTTCCGTTCGCCGTAAACCGTCTATCGTCTGCCGTCAAAATTCCCCCAAATCTACTATCGTAAAACTGTTTACACAATGAAAAAACTAAACAACCCAAGATTTATTTTTCCTATTGCAGTGTTGTGCCTAAGTCTAATTTACTCTTTAAGCCTTCAAGCCCAAGTACTCATCAATGAAGTGATGCCCAAACCTTCCTCCGCATTTGATGTCTGTGACCAAGCCATGTTCAATAGCACCACACCCGCTTGCGGCAATGAATGGGTAGAACTCTACAACCCCGATGAATGTTTATTCTTCGATTTGAGTTGCTACATCCTTGCCTCCAAAACCCAAGCAGGAAGTAGCGGGACATTTGTATTTCCCGAAGGTTCAGTCATATCCCCAATGGATTTTTTGGTCATTGGAGGAGCTGGAGCGACCAATGTTGATATCGTTCTCAACGACTACGCCAATACCGACAATTTTTGCGGTTCCGATATTTGGTTTCTCGAAAACACCGATGGGTGGATTGCATTGTTTGAGCCAGACGGCACGGTTGTAAATGCAATATATTGGACTTTTTTCAACAACGAAGCCTTCAAACTCAATTCCGAAAATGAATTCAATGTTGCCCCTTGTTTACCCATCAATTCCTGTTTAGAAGCAGCGAGCCTACCCAAAGCCAAAGATATTCCTGGTATTGTTTACATTGGCCAAGTTTCCAACACAGATTTGAGTATCCGCCGTACCGTTGATGGTGGTGACACTTGGGAAAACAATGCTACGCCAACCGCAGGAACTTGCAACGATCCCGCAAACTGTGGAGTACCAACCCCTTTTGATGTCACTCTCAATACCACCAATCCTACTTGTGACAACGCAGATGGAACGGCAAGTGCAATCATCACCATAGGAAATACCGCCCCAATTACCTATACATGGTCAGCAGACGCTGGCAACAACACCGATAACATCGGCGGTTTAGGAGGTGGAGATTACACATTAGTAGTGACAAACGGAGTAGGATGCGAATACACCGAAGACTTTACCCTTGCTGATGCAGTCAGCCCACCATCTCCCAGCAATCCTATCAATTCCAATGCTTGTTCTACCGATAGTCCAGAATCCATTTCTATCGATGACCCAGGAGCAGGTTTTGAAGTACATTGGTACGATGCCCAAACAGCGGGTACATTTTTAGCAGCAGGCGCAAGCTTTACTCCCTCTTCTTTTGGTTCTTACTACGCCGAAATCGTAGAAACCGAAAGCGGAAGCGACTGCAACAGCACACGCATTGAAGTCATTGCAGACCAATACGCCCCAATTGCCCTCAATGAAGGCGGTAGTGCCTGTTCACCCGATTTGAACTTTTTCAACTTAGATATTTCCATTAGTGGAGGCACAGGAAACTACTCCAATGTGACAGCAAATGGATTGACTATCAACGACAATGGCGGTGGAAGCTATACCATTGAAGCTATTCCCGCCAATACTTCTGTCACCGTCAATGTAGAAGACGATGCGGGATGCACAGGCAGTTTTTCAGTTGGAAACGTTGATTGTCCATGCCCAACATTGGGCGCACCCCAAAATCCACAAGGTGCCGTTTTCTGTTCTGGTGAAAGTTTGGAAGCCATTGCAGTCGACTCGCCAGCCGATGCCGAAAACGAAATTATATGGTACGATGCCGAAACAGACGGAAACCAAGTTGCGACAGGTAATAGTTTTACCCCCTCTGCCGCAGGCACTTACTATGCCGCAACAACTCCAACCGCCAATGATTGCGAAAGTACCCGAACAGCCGTTACCATTTCCGAATTACCCGCAATCGCCATCACCCAAAATTCCAGTGCTTGCGCTGCCGACCTTCTTACCTACGATTTAATCGTCACCATATCAGGAGGAAACGGAACATACTCAACCATTGACGCAGGTACTGCAACAGTAACAGACAATGGTGATGGAACTTACACAATAAGCGGAATACCTGCAAATACAGCCGCAAACATTGGCGTAGAAGACGAAGAAGGTTGTACCGCAACTGCTTCCTTCAATGCCCCCGATTGCGACTGCCCCGATATTGCCGAACCCACAGGTTTGGTCAATCAAACCATCTGCAACGGGGCAACTTTCGCAGTCTTCAATGCCGATGCCCCAAGCGCAGGATTTACCATTCACTGGTTTGACGCTTCGAGCGGAGGCACAGAATTGGCAACAGGCAACAGTTTTACGCCAACAAGCACAGGAACATACTACGCCGAAATCCAAGAAGATGCAAGTGATTGCCCAAGCGACCGAGTTTCCGTTGAAGCCATCGAACTCAGCGAAATCACCATCACGACCAACAATACTTTCTGTTCACCTGACCTGACAACCTATACAATCGTTGTTGCAATTGCAGGAGGAAATGGCAACTATTCTCTTTCGAGCAATTCAGGGTTAATCAACAACAATGGTGACAATACCTTCACCATTAGCAACATTCCTGCAAATACTCCCATTGACATCACCGCAACTGACGATTTAGATTGCAATGCTTCCACTTCCTTCAATGCGCCCGATTGCGACTGTCCAGATATTGTAGAACCCACAGGCTTGGCGAATCAGACGGTTTGTTTTGGAGAAAATTTCACCTCCTTCAATGCCAACGATGCAGGAGTAGGATTCACCATTCACTGGTTTGACGCTGCAAATGGTGGAACAGAATTGGCAACAGGCAATAGTTTCACGCCAAGCAGCGCAGGAACATATTATGTCGAAGTACAAGAAGATGCAAGTGATTGCCCAAGCGATAGAATTTCCGTTGAAGCCATCGAATTGACCGAAATCACTATTTCCAACAACGGTACAAACTGTTCATCTGATTTAACAACTTATACGATAGTCGTTGCAATTGCAGGAGGAAATGGCAATTATTCACTTCAATCCAATTCAGGTTCTATCAATGACAATAGTGACAACACTTTTACTATCAGTAATATACCTGCAAACACTTCCATAAACATCACCGCAACAGACAATTTGGACTGTGAAGCAAACGCCTCCTTCAATGCGCCTGATTGCGACTGTCCAGACATTGCAGCACCAACAGGCTTGGTCAATCAAACCATCTGCAATGGTGCAGATTTTGCACCTTTCACCGCCAATGGAGCAAGCCCAGGATTCACTATTCACTGGTTCGATGCACCAAACGGAGGTACGGAATTGGCAACAGGCAACAGTTTCACCCCTACGAGTGCAGGTATATATTATGCAGAAATTCAAGAAGATGCAAGCGACTGTCCAAGCGAACGAATACCCGTTGAAGCGTTTGAATTATCAGCAATTGACATTATTTATGCAAATGCCAACTGCTCAAACGACTTGACAACTTACAGCGTTGATGTTACCGTTTCTGGCGGCAATGGCGGCTACACGATTACAGCCAATCAAGGAACAGTCACCGACAATGAAGGCGGAAACTATACGATTAGCGACATTGCAGCCAACACCAATTTGAGTATCACCGCAACTGATGATTTGGACTGCGAAGGCAATTCCTCTTTTGCTGCTCCCAATTGCAACTGCCCGAATATCACCGAACCCACAGGATTAGCCAACCAAACGATTTGTTTTGGAGGTGATTTTGCACCTTTTGCAGTAGATGATGCAGGGCTAGGATTTACCATTTACTGGTTTGATGCTCCCAACGGAGGAACAGAATTGGCAGCAGGCAACAGTTTTACACCCTCAACAGCAGGCACTTATTATGCCGAAATCCGAGAAGATGTAAGCGATTGTCCAAGCGACCGAATTTCGGTGGAAGCCATCGAATTGTCGCAAGTAGCCATGCTCAACATTGGCACAATCTGCTCGGAAGACCTAGCGACTTACTCAATTACTGTCACCGTTTTGGGTGGAAATGGGAATTACAGTGTTTCGGCAAATGCAGGAAATGTAGATGGTGGCAACAATACCTTTACCGTCAATGACATCCCTGCGGGAACAGCCATTGACATCACTGCAACAGACGATTTAGGCTGCAATACCACCAATTCCTTCAATGCGCCTGATTGTGATTGTCCAGATGTGGCAGCACCTACGGGTTTGACGAATCAAACAATCTGCAATGGCGAAAATTTTGGAGCTTTTACAGCCGATGATGCAGGAGCAGGGCTTACCATTTATTGGTATGATGCACCAAATGCTGGAAATGAGTTGGCAACAGGCACAAGCTTTACCCCTTCAACAGCAGGCACTTATTATGTCGAAATTCGTGAAGACGAAAGCGATTGCCCAAGTGATAGAATTGCAGTTGAAGCAATTGAATTAGATGCGCTTCAAATCGTGAACAATGGCAGCGAATGTTCCGAAGATTTACAGACCTACAATATCACCGTCAACATCCAAAACGGCACTGCTCCCTACACCTTCAATGCCAACGGATTGTCATTTACCGACAACGGAAACGGCTCTTTCACCATCGAAAACGTAACTTCTGGAACGGCTGCAACGGCAAATGTGACAGATGCAAATGATTGTGCTGCAACTTTGGTTTTGCCCACCGTCAATTGTGACTGCCCCGAAGTTTCACCTCCAACGAATCCAACAGACAACAGCTTCTGTTTTGGTGAAAACCCAACAGATTTGACAGTTGATATTCCTGCAAATGGTTTTGAAGTACAATGGTTTGGCAGCGAATTTGGTGGCAATGTTTTGGCGACAGGCGCAAGTTTCACCCCTTCAATAGCGGGAACATATTGGGCTGAAATTGTGGAAACAGCCTCGAATTGCAGCAGCGATCGAGTCTCTGCAACTTTGACTGAGCTGCCCGAAATGACCCTTGAAGTAGTCAGCGACTACAACTGTTCGGCAGATTTGACAACCTACGGTTTCCAAATTTTTGTCAGCGGTGGAGTCGGAAATTACACCGTTACGGCTGAAAATTATAGCGTTACACAAAACAACTCCACTAATTTTTCAATCGCAGGAGTACCTTCTGGCAGCATCGTAAACATTGAAGTGAGAGATGACGAAGGTTGTATTTTGCAGACGATAGCGGGCCCTTTTTCCTGCGATTGTCCAACAGTTGCAGCACCGACCAACCCAATGCCGAATGAGTTTTGTTTTGGCGAAAGCCCAACAGCGATTTCGGTAGCGAACCCATCAGGAGGTTCGATTATCAACTGGTACAATACCGCAACGGGTGGAATTTCATTGGCGACAGGTGCGAGCTTTACCCCATCCGCAGCAGGCAGTTATTTTGCAGAAACAGTGGATGCAAATGCCTGTGTGAGTGAGCGCGTTGAAGTGACTTTGACCGAATTGCCAGAAATTGTGGTCAGTCAAGTGGGCTTCAATTGCTCGGCAGATTTGACGACCTACGATTTGACAGTCAATGTAAGCGGTGGCAGTGGCGGATTTGGTTTTTCAGTGGGTGGCTTGACGGTCATTGAAGAAGGCGGCGGAAACTTTACGATTCAAGGAATTGCAGCCGATTCAGGTTTGACTCTGACCGTTACCGACATTGAAGGCTGCTCCAAAAACGCCAATTTCAATGCCCCTCAATGCGATTGCCCCGACATTGCAGCACCAACAAATCCCCAAAATGCAGAAGTTTGTGAGGGTGAAACGGCTGCTATTTCAGTCGGAAATGCGCCCAACGGATTCAGCATAGAATGGTACGATGCGCCTTTTGGCGGAAATTTGGTCAGCAGTTCCAATAGCTTTACTCCGTCAGTGGCAGGCACTTACTACGCTTTGGTCGTTGAAGATGCAAGCGGATGTAGGAGCGATAGAATTGCAGTCACTTTGAGCGAATTGCCGCCCATCAGCATTTTCCAAGGCGCATCAGCTTGCTCCGAAGATTTGGCGACTTACACCGCTACTTTGAGTGTTTTTGGCGGAAGCGGCAATGGCTATACTTTGGGCGCAAGCACTGGAACGGTTGTAAATGAAGGATTTGGCGAGTTTAGTATCACCAACATTGCAGCAGGGCAAGCGGTGACGGTCAATGTGACGGACAGCGAGGGATGTGAAGGCAGTTTGACCTTAGCTCCGAAAGTCTGCAATTGCGCCCCAGTGAACCCACCGACTAACCCAAAACCAGCGACTTTCTGCTTTGGCGCAACGCCCGACAAAACAATTTCGGTAGCGACACCGCCAACAGGCTTTAGCGTCAATTGGTATGATGCACCTTTTGGCGGAAATTTGGTGAGCAGTTCGAGTGGATTTGTTCCTTCAAGTGCTGGTACGTACTATGCTGAAATCGTGGAAGATGTAACGGGGTGTAGCAGTAGCCGAATCCCAGTAAAATTGACCGAGGGCAAACCGATAATCATTGAAGAAGCGGGCAAATTGTGTTCGGCAGATTTGGCGACCTACGACCTCAATGTGCAAGTGAGTGGAGGCGAAGGAAGTCTGACTTTGGAGAGTTTGGGCTTTGTGGTGGCGAACAATGGCTTGGGCAATTTTACTGTCCGAGATATTCCTGCGGGAACAAACGTGAGTGTAACCGCAACGGACGTGAGAGGCTGCGAAGAAATGGCGAGTTTTGAAGCGCCGAACTGCGATTGTCCAACGGTGATTGCGCCTTTGCAGCCGACAGGAAACAGCTTTTGTTTTGGCGGAAATCCGACTTCGATTTCCGTAGCCTCACCCTTTGATGGTTTTTCGGTGCGTTGGTATGCTACACAATTTGGTGGAACGGTTTTGAGTACCAATCCAACCTTTAGCCCATCAGCAGCAGGTACTTACTATGCCGAAACGGTGAACGACGACAGCGAATGTACGAGCAATCGAGTGGCAGTGACATTACAGGAATTGCCACAAATTACCTTGACACAAAGTACTTCCAGCTGTTCGACAGATTTGACGACCTACGATTTGACGGTGACTGTCAATGGCGGAAGCGGTGGTTTTGAATTGACTGCCAATGGTTTGGAAGTCGTGAAAAACAGTCCCAATTCATTTACGATTCGCTCGATTCCTTCGGGAACGGCAGCAACTGCAACGGCTACCGACATTGAAGGATGTGTGGCGATGGCTGTTTTTGAAGCGGTCAATTGTGACTGCGATGTGGTGAATCCTCCCACAAATCCACAACCCAACAGCTTCTGTTTTGGTGGAAATCCAAAGCCTATTGCAGTGACGGCAGTGCCTTCGGGTTTTGCGATTCGCTGGTACAATGCAGCAAATGGCGGCAGTGTGATAGGAACGGGAGCGAGTATTTTACCACCTTCGGCTGGTACTTTTTATGCCGAAATGGTAGAAACGGCTTCGGGTTGTGTGAGCAGTCGAATTGCGGTGGAACTCATTGAAGGCAATCCGATTGTGGTGACACAAGGCAGCAGCGATTGTTCAGCAGATTTGACGACCTACGATTTGAATGTTTTGGTCAATGGCGGTGCGGGTAATTTCAGCGTATCGGCTGCGCCTTATTCGGTTTTGAACAATGGCGGTGACAGTTTTACAATTACGGGAATTGAAGCCAACAACAGCCTCAGCATTGTGGCAACGGATGGCAATGGCTGTTCGGAAACGGCAATTTTTGAAGCTCCTGTTTGTGACTGTGCGGACGACATCGCCTCTCCAACGGGCGCAAGTGGAAATTCCTACTGTGCGGACGAAAATCCAACGGTCATTTCGGTGGATGCACCTCCTGTGGGCTACAATGTGCGCTGGTACGATGCCGAATTTGGCGGCAATTTGTTGAGCAATCAAACCAGCTTTATTCCTTCAATGGGCGGCACGTATTACGCTGAATTGGAGCAAATTGGAAGCGGTTGCACAAGTACACCTCGAACGCCTGTGGTGCTGACCCAATTCCCTGCCATCGTGATTACGCAAGGCAGTGCGACTTGTTCGGCAGACTTGACGACCTTCGATTTGGAGGTGAATGTGAGTGGCGGAACGGGTGCGATTAGCTTCTCGGCTGGCGGTCAAACGGTGGAAGATTTGGGCAATGGAAATTATGTCATTCGCTCGATTCCTGCGGGTAGCATCGTCTTGTCGATGGCTTCGGACGAAGCAGGCTGCAATGTGCAAGAACTGCTTGGGCCGATTGATTGCGACTGTGACAATGTGCCTTTGCCAACGAATCCACAAGACAATTCAATTTGTTTTGGAGAAACGTCTGCGGATATTTCGGTGGATTTCCCTGCAACGGGTTTCGAGATTCGATGGTTCACTACGCCAGCAGGTGGATTTTCGATTGCTTCGGGTGCGGTGTTTACGCCTTCAATGGCAGGCACTTATTATGCCGAAATGGTCGAAAATGGTAGTGGGTGCAAAAGCGAAAGTCGTGTGGCGGTGACGCTTTCGGAAAATCCAGAAATCGTTTTGATTGAAGAAAGTGGCAACTGTTCGACAGATGGTACGACCTACGATTTGGCCTTCAATTTATCGGGTGGAACGGGTGTTTTTAACATCAATGTAGGTGGTTTTGAAGTGAT
This window of the Chitinophagales bacterium genome carries:
- a CDS encoding T9SS type A sorting domain-containing protein, whose translation is MGKLLSIVLMALSINALGVIHQVGSTKNYVSPNALYLANVIQDGDTIEVDAETYIGSAALAVWQNNELLIKGVGGMPHLISNGSYIWGKGIWVLVGNDITVEHIEFSEAAVPDQNGAGIRLDGIGLTVRHCYFHDNENGILTSNPYDGDILIEFSEFSNNGYGDGFSHNLYIGHVNKLTFRFNYSHHAKIGHNLKSRANENYILYNRIMDEETGNSSRLIDLPNGGFAILLGNLLMQGQNAENNNLVGYGKEGLSNTAPHELYMANNTLLNKRTTSCIFLDINNETSNMEIFNNIFAGTGTTINGVSANLMNGNVIEANVSMLEFVDEPNFDYRLRTNSPAIDYGVMTNPVNGLSLIPDLIYEHPTNFMHRNTVNNIDAGAYEFNGVVSIEDTTPNIFAIYPNPTKGILKFNMERNFIKQIVVYNILGEMMTSTFYSNELDISFFAKGVYFVVIEGRQGENYHWQLVKE
- the lpxK gene encoding tetraacyldisaccharide 4'-kinase, with translation MEKISVFRWLLFPITFLYGVIGWLRNKLYDWNILKSTSFEGVRLIGVGNLSSGGTGKTPHVEYLVRQLKDTYNVAVVSRGYKRKTKGFVLADAKSTALEIGDEPMQMYRKFAKDGVEVAVGEKRVKAVRKLLQLKPDIEVIVLDDVFQHRAIAVDTLILLTDFNHLFTEDYVLPMGSLREFQRGYQRADMIVVTKCPKRLNALEKLEIIAAIYPLPHQKLTFSFLKYQQPYAFVDKSVKLNWKRKKVDAVLVVCGIAKPERVVEYVLALPKMNSWATDGEDKLETLFFDDHHDFSVADLEQIRTKFEALAAKYEHAIILTTEKDAVRLELWQKELEEMELLGRIFVLGVEVGFWDREGLF